The DNA segment ATCCCCCCCGAATTAGGTTACGGTAGTCGCGGAGCTGGTGGTGTTATTCCTCCCAATGCTACATTGATCTTTGACGTAGAGTTATTAGAAGTCAATTAACAGGAAGTGCGCGAAAGTCCCCACCTTCAGCGGTAGCGTGGTGGGGATGGATAGCCCGAGGTCAATCAGGTAAAGATTTAACATAATCTCTAATAACTTCACTCATTGTTAGCTCAGGGTAAATTGTGGGAATAAACTCTTTTTTTGGGAGTCGTTTTATTCTGTGCATAACTATATTTTGATTCTGCTGGTCATAGGTTCACTTCTGTTGTTGGTTACCCTCGGATCTGGTCGGATTTCTCGCTTACCTCTTTCTTATGCGCTCATTTACTTATTAATAGGCATTTTCCTCGGTCCTTACGGCATTAATTTGATTCAGATTCGACCACAGGCCTCATTTTTAGAACGTTTAACTGAAATTGTGGTGATTGTTTCCCTATTTAGCTGCGGTTTAAAGATGAATCGTCCGCTTAATCTTAGCGCTTGGAATTCAACCATTCGCTTAATTGCTTTTTTAATGCCTATTTCCATTTTTGCTCTTGCTTTAATAAGCCATTGGCTACTAGGATTAGATTTTGGCTCGGCTTTGTTATTGGGAGCGATTTTGGCTCCTACCGATCCTGTGCTAGCTTCAGACGTACAACTTAAAGACCATGACGATGTCGATGAATTGCGCTTTGGTTTGACCTCGGAAGGGGGTTTAAACGATGCTCTAGCCTTTCCTTTTGTTTATTTTGGGTTATATTCGCTCAAAGATAGCCAATGGCAGAATTGGTTTAAAGAATGGGTCGCCGTTGATTTAATTTGGGCGATTTTTGCGGGTTTGGTCGTTGGGGTTATTGTCGCAAAAGCCGTTGTCTGGCTCGATAGGCGTCTCCAACAATCAAGTTTTGATTCAATGGACGAACTGATGGAGGATTTTATCGCCCTCAGCATTATTCTTTTGTCGTACTCTTTAACTGAATTGGTCAATGGTTATGGATTTTTAGCTGTTTTTATCTCTGGTTTTGTTACGCAACAGAGCTATCGCAATCCAGAAAAGCCTTATGCTCAAGTGATCTTTACAGAACGACTAGAAAAGTTATTAGAAGTTGGTACTATTTTACTGCTGGGTTCACTGCTACGCATTGAGCCAATACAATATTATTTCTTAGATGCGGTGTTGATTGCTGGATTATTGTTTTTTGTAATTCGTCCTTTGGGTGCTTGGATTAGTACTATTGGCGATCGCTTTCCTCTTAGACGCTGGTTGTTTGGTTGGTTTGGGGTTAGAGGAGTCGGCTCTCTTTACTATTTGTTTTACGCTTTAGGTAAGGGTTTAAAAGATGACTTGGGTGAGCAAATCGCTTGGATAACTTTTATAACAATTTGCCTTTCAATTATACTCCATGGCATCAGTTCTACTCCGATTATGAGGAGGTATGAACGACTAAGCGAAGCCAGAAAGAGAAAAACAAGCCCAAACTACCTTTTATAAATTCTAGTTAGGTTGTATATTTGGGCTGTAAAAAGCTTCTGTTCTAACAACAATCCCTCAATGAGGGGCAATTTTTCTTAACAACTCTTCAAGTTTAGCTAATAATTCAATCTTAACTAACAAAATTTCTGCTTGGGAATTAAACTCAAAATCCCAAGCAACATTTACGCTAAATAAAGGCGTTCGCACTTTGCCAATTACTCGATAAAAAGTTTTGTCTATTGTCTCGGCAGGGGTAATGACGTGATTGGGAAAAAGCTTGAGATCTTTTGCTTCTCTCACGAGGTAAGTGGCGATCGCTTCTCGTCCAATTATTGCAGACTCAAAAGGAGGATACAAAGTTCCTTCTTCAGCAAACAAAGCAGCAGTTTTCTGAAATTCTTGAGCATTAATTGTTGCGAAATAGACGAGGATATTATTTTTGCCAGGGTCATCGATTACCACATTATCAATTTTAAAATCCTCAATACTTAAACATGTACTTTTAGTCATAGCTATTATTTTTTTTACAACAGTATTTTGCATAGATTATTTTACAAATGCTCTTTAAGTCATCTATCCTAAGACTGAAATCAATGTTAAATTGTGACTTGAGTTTGATTAAAAACTTCTTTCTTTAGTCAGTTTTTTATTATTATTATTTTCTGCTAACTTTTAATAAGTGAATTGAGGAAATATTTGTGACTTCTGTTACTTCAAATTTGTCTAATCCATTAGTAGAAGCTTTTCAAAAACTAAGTGTTGATGAACAGCTAGCACTTTTCTGGTTTATTTACACTGAAATGGGAGAATCTATTACTCCTGCTGCTCCAGGTGCAGGCACAGCTTCTCCTGACATTGCCAAGGGT comes from the Gloeocapsa sp. PCC 73106 genome and includes:
- a CDS encoding sodium:proton antiporter; this translates as MHNYILILLVIGSLLLLVTLGSGRISRLPLSYALIYLLIGIFLGPYGINLIQIRPQASFLERLTEIVVIVSLFSCGLKMNRPLNLSAWNSTIRLIAFLMPISIFALALISHWLLGLDFGSALLLGAILAPTDPVLASDVQLKDHDDVDELRFGLTSEGGLNDALAFPFVYFGLYSLKDSQWQNWFKEWVAVDLIWAIFAGLVVGVIVAKAVVWLDRRLQQSSFDSMDELMEDFIALSIILLSYSLTELVNGYGFLAVFISGFVTQQSYRNPEKPYAQVIFTERLEKLLEVGTILLLGSLLRIEPIQYYFLDAVLIAGLLFFVIRPLGAWISTIGDRFPLRRWLFGWFGVRGVGSLYYLFYALGKGLKDDLGEQIAWITFITICLSIILHGISSTPIMRRYERLSEARKRKTSPNYLL
- a CDS encoding ketosteroid isomerase family protein, with amino-acid sequence MTKSTCLSIEDFKIDNVVIDDPGKNNILVYFATINAQEFQKTAALFAEEGTLYPPFESAIIGREAIATYLVREAKDLKLFPNHVITPAETIDKTFYRVIGKVRTPLFSVNVAWDFEFNSQAEILLVKIELLAKLEELLRKIAPH